The genomic segment GTCCTGCGCCAAGTGCACGAGCGAGGTCTGCCCCCGCCCCAGCACTTGCAGGAGGCGGTAGCCCGGAGGGGTTCGGTCGGAGGAGGAGGAGGGCTGGAGTGTCATGGCAAAGAAGGAGGGGACCCGTAAGTTCCCCTACAGTGTCCCCAGTCTAGAGCGGCCCTGTCACCGCAATCTGTCGAAATCCGGCCAGGAATTATTCATCGTCCCCGGCGTCGTCAGCGGCACGTTTGCCCGCCATCCATTCCAGCCCCGCCCACATCAGGTCGTCAAGGTCGCCGTCGAGGACGTCATCGGGGTTGTGCTTCATCAGGCCGGTGCGGTGGTCCTTGATGTACTGCTTGTCGAGGACGTACGAGCGAATCTGCGATCCCCACTCGATCTTCTTCTGCTCACCCCTCGCCTTGGCTTCCTCCTCCTCGCGCTTGCGCATCTCGATGTCGTAGAGGCGCTGCTTGAGGATCTGCAGGGCGATCTCGTGGTTCTTGATCTGCGAGCGCGTCTGCTGCGAGGCCACCGCGATCCCGGTTGGAAGGTGGGTCAGACGCACCGCCGAGTCGGTGGTGTTCACGCCCTGCCCGCCTGCGCCCTGCGAGCGGAACACGTCGCGCCGCAGGTCGGAGTCGGGGATGTGGATGTCGATCTCTTCCTCCGGCACTTCCGGCACCACGTCCACCGACGCGAAGCTGGTCTGGCGGCGGTTGTTCGCGTCAAAGGGGGAGACCCGCACGAGGCGGTGCACCCCGTGCTCGGGGGCCATCATCCCGAAGGCCTTCTCGCCCCGGATGATGAATTCAATGCTCTGATAGCCCGCCTGATCGCCCGGCTGCTCGTCGAGGATGTCCACCTTGTAGCCCCGGCGCTCGGCCCAGCGCATGTACATCCGCGCCAGCATCCCGGCCCAGTCCTGCGCCTCGGTGCCGCCCGCTCCACCCTTGACCCGCACGATGGCGGGGGTATCCGAATGCTTCATCGTGAAGAGCGTCTCGCGGTAGAGGTCGTCCACCCGCGTCTGCAGGGACGCCTGCTCCTCGGCCAGCATCTCCTGCTCTTCCTCGCTGGCAATCTCCAGCATTTCTGTCAGGCCACTCGCGTCGCTCTGGAGAGAGGTGTACTCCTCCACGATGCGGCGCAGGCTTCCGGCCTCCTGGGTGACCTGCCGGGCGCGGGCCGCGCTGTTCCACAGTTCGGGATCGCTGAGTTCGCGGTCGAGTTCGTTCAGGCGTCTCGTCTTGCCGGGAATGTCAAAGGTACTCCCGGAGCGACGCCAGTTTTTCCAGCAGTTCCTGCATGGGCGTGCCTCCCTTCCGCAGCCTTCCCGTTGAGCGGGAGCGCGGGCTGATTGCCAACGGGAAGTATAGGTGAGCGCCCTGCGCGGGCAGAGGGCTGGTGCCACCGTCCCGGCGCGGTGTGTCCGGGAAGGCCCACCCAGCCATCATTTTTGGGGGGAGGCGAAGACTCAGGCGGGGGGTGTTGACAGAGTCTGGGGTGGGGTGTATCTTTTCTGAGCCTCAAGCGAGGCGGGCAGCATGACAGGCGAAGAAGAGCGAGAGCAGGGCCACCTGACAGGGTGGTACACGCGGTCTCTCCCCCGAGAGACTCCAGATGTGTGAACGGCCTTCGGGCCACGGTCTTCGGACCACAGAAGCTCCTCCGGGAGCAGCCATGCGAACAAGCATGGATCAACACTTATCCACTCGCAGTCCGCGTGCGGACTGCTGCTTGGAACCATTATATGGAGAGTTTGATCCTGGCTCAGGGTGAACGCTGGCGGCGTGCTTAAGACATGCAAGTCGAACGATCGTCTTCGGACGGTAGTGGCGCACGGGTGAGTAACGCGTAACTGACCTGCCCCCAAGTTCGGAATAACTTCCCGAAAGGGAAGCTAATACCGGATGTGCTGTCCCCTCCTGTGGGGCCAGTAAAGGCTTGACCGCTTGGGGATGGGGTTGCGTTCCATCAGCTAGATGGTGGGGTAAAGGCCTACCATGGCGACGACGGATAACCGGCCTGAGAGGGTGGCCGGTCACAGGGGCACTGAGACACGGGTCCCACTCCTACGGGAGGCAGCAGTTAGGAATCTTCCCCAATGGACGAAAGTCTGAGGGAGCGACGCCGCGTGAGGGATGAAGGTTTTCGGATCGTAAACCTCTGAATCAGGGACGAAAGACGCTTTATGCGGGATGACGGTACCTGAGTAATAGCACCGGCTAACTCCGTGCCAGCAGCCGCGGTAATACGGAGGGTGCAAGCGTTACCCGGAATCACTGGGCGTAAAGGGCGTGTAGGCGGAAGGTTAAGTCCGACTTTAAAGACCGAGGCTCAACCTCGGAAGTGGGTTGGATACTGGCATTCTTGACCTCTGGAGAGAGAACCGGAATTCCTGGTGTAGCGGTGGAATGCGTAGATACCAGGAGGAACACCGATGGCGAAGGCAGGTTCTTGGACAGAAGGTGACGCTGAGGCGCGAAAGTGTGGGGAGCGAACCGGATTAGATACCCGGGTAGTCCACACCCTAAACGATGTACGTTGGCTTATGGCGGGATGCCGTCATGGGCGAAGCTAACGCGATAAACGTACCGCCTGGGAAGTACGGCCGCAAGGTTGAAACTCAAAGGAATTGACGGGGGCCCGCACAAGCGGTGGAGCATGTGGTTTAATTCGAAGCAACGCGAAGAACCTTACCAGGTCTTGACATCCACAGAACCCCTGAGAGATCAGGGGGTGCCCTTCGGGGAACTGTGAGACAGGTGCTGCATGGCTGTCGTCAGCTCGTGTCGTGAGATGTTGGGTTAAGTCCCGCAACGAGCGCAACCCTTGCCTTGTGTTGCTACCGGTTCGGCCGAGCACTCACGAGGGACTGCCTGTGAAAGCAGGAGGAAGGCGGGGATGACGTCTAGTCAGCATGGTCCTTACGACCTGGGCGACACACGTGCTACAATGGATGGTACAACGCGCAGCCAACTCGTGAGAGTGAGCGAATCGCTGAAAGCCATCCCCAGTTCAGATCGGAGTCTGCAACTCGACTCCGTGAAGTTGGAATCGCTAGTAATCGCGGGTCAGCATACCGCGGTGAATACGTTCCCGGGCCTTGTACACACCGCCCGTCACACCATGGGAGTACGTTGCAGTTGAAACCGCCGGGAGCCGCAAGGCAGGCGTCTAGACTGTGGCGCATGACTGGGGTGAAGTCGTAACAAGGTAACTGTACCGGAAGGTGCGGTTGGATCACCTCCTTTCTATAGGCTCCGCTCCTCTTCCCACTCCCTGGCCTCACCGCCAGAACAATTCACGCTGACCCCGTCCCCCCGGCTTCCACCGGGGGGACGCGCCTTTGGGGGTCAGTGAGGAGTCTCGGTCCAGGCGTGGTCGAGGAGAGAACGCACGTCGCAGGCACAGGGGTCTTCCAAGCCGCGTACTTCTTGCTCCAACAGCCGGATCGCGCGGCGCAGGGCTTGTCGGTCCAGGTCGGGCAGGCCGCGCTCGATATTCCAGCGCCGCAGTTCGCAGGTGAGGGTGGCGAGTTCGTAGGGGTCGCCGCCCGCCAGAATCTCGGTGACCCGTCGGTGCCGCGCGGCCCACTGCCGGGGCAGGTTGAGGGTCTGGCTGTCTTGCAGATGATTGAGCAGCGTGGGGAGTTCGGCACTCGTGAGGGCGGCGCGAAGCCCGGAACTGTGCGGCGCAGCGACAGGCACATATGCCTGACTCGCCGTGTTGGGAAACTCAATGCGGTAGTAGGCCAGCAGTTCGCCCGCGACGGGGCGCTGGCAGGTGCCGCGCACGACGCCCAGGCCGTAGGGCGGGAGGACAACGCGGTCACCGGGCTGGAAGGACGCAGTCTTCAAGGCGAATCACCCCTGATCGGAGAGGACGCGGCGCCCCCGGCCACCGCAGCAGACAAAACCCAGCGCAGGGCTGGGCGGGGGGTTCAGGTTGGGCACAGGTGGCTGCCGGGCCGAGGCCCGGAGACAGTCACGCAGCGAAGCATGGGTCACAGTTTAGCAGAGGGCGGCGCCCCCTCCGGCCGCAGGTGCAGGGTCCGCACCCCCGCGGTCAGGCCGTCGAAGGTCCACAATCGCCCCCGCAGCGGCTCGCCTACCCCACCCAGCAGCTTGAGCGCTTCAAGCGCCATGACGTGCCCCACGACGGCGGGCACCGGACCGAGGACTCCCGCCTCCGCGCAGGAGAGGGCGTCGGCCGGGTCGGGGAAGATGTCGCGCAGGCCCAGCGAGGGGCCGAAGACGCTGACCAGCCCCGAGGTGCCGCTCGCCGCGCCCCAGACCCACTCGCGCCCCTGCGCCGTGCAGGTGTCCGCGATGAGATACCGCGTATCGAAGTTGTCAGTGGCGTCCACCACAAGGTCGGCTCCAGCGATCAGGGCGACAGCGTTGGCCTCATCTAAGGCTGGCGCCGTCTCCACCTGCACCCAGGGATTGAGGGCTTGGAGACGCTCGGCGGCGGCCTGGGCTTTCGGGCGTCCCAGGTCAGTGCTGCAAAAGTGCGTCTGGCGGTGCAGGTTGCTGAGATCTACCGTGTCCCCATCCGAGATCACCAGCTGCCCCACCCCCGACCCGGCGAGGTGCAGCCCCACCGGCCCCCCCAGTCCTCCCGCGCCGATGACGAGCACGCGGGCGGCCTTCAGACGTTCTTGCGCTCCCGCCTCCAGCCACTCGGGCACGAGGAGCGGGCGCGAGTAGCGGCGCAGTTCCTCGCGGGTGAGGGGGTCCGGGGTCATGGGCAGAGTCTAGTGGGCCGGGCCTGGGGCGGCACCGCGAGTGCTCGCCGCACTAGACTGCCCGCTGACATGTCTTTCCTCGTCCTCGTGCTGTCCTATCTGCTCGGCTCGCTGGTGGCCGGGGTGCTGTATTCGCGGGCGCGGGGGGAGGACATCCGGGACCGGGACCTGCCGGGGGGCAGCGGCACCTTCCGGCAGTACGGGCCACGGGCGGCCCTGCTCGTCGGCGTGCTGGACGTGCTCAAGGGAGTCGCAGCGGGCCTGCTCGCACGGGTGCTGCTGCCGGAAGCGACCTGGGCAGGCACCCTCGGCGTGGTGCTGGGGCACTGCTATCCGGTCTTCTTCCGGTTTCGGGGTGGGGGCGGCATCGCGCCGCTGCTGGGAGCGCTCGCGGTGGTCGCGCCCGTGACCCTGGGGGGCACCCTGCTCGCCGCACTGGTTCTCATCCCGCTGTACCGGGCCACCCTGCAACGCCGGGTGGGGCTGAATGCCGTGCCGGTGGCGACGGCGCTCACCCTGCCGCTGGGCCTGTGGCTGGCGACCCGGACGGGGGGCCTGGCCGACCTGCTCGCCGGGGGCAGCGTGATGGCGCTGCGGGCCGCGCACCTGCTGGCCGGGCGGGGAGGGCGCGGGTGAGGGGGACAGGACGCGGCCTGCTGCTCGCCCTCGCCCTGCTGGGGAGTGGGGCGGGGGCCGAGCCGGTCGTGGAGGGGCGGACCCTGCGCGACGAGGACGGGGCCACCCTGCGCTGGACACGGACCTTTCCGGGGGCATTGGGGGAACTCAGCGTTCCAGCCACCCTGGGAGGCACGGTGTACCTGGGGGTGGGACCCGTCGTGTACGCCTTCGGGGAGGGGGGGCAGACGCTGGCCCGCTACGACCTTCCGGCCCCGGTGAGCGGCCTGGACTCGTCCGGGGGCACCCTGCGGGTGAGCGTGCGGGGCGACGGGTACGAGGAACGCTTCACCCTGACCCCCGTGCAGGGCGGCG from the Deinococcus sp. NW-56 genome contains:
- the prfB gene encoding peptide chain release factor 2 (programmed frameshift): MQELLEKLASLREYLDIPGKTRRLNELDRELSDPELWNSAARARQVTQEAGSLRRIVEEYTSLQSDASGLTEMLEIASEEEQEMLAEEQASLQTRVDDLYRETLFTMKHSDTPAIVRVKGGAGGTEAQDWAGMLARMYMRWAERRGYKVDILDEQPGDQAGYQSIEFIIRGEKAFGMMAPEHGVHRLVRVSPFDANNRRQTSFASVDVVPEVPEEEIDIHIPDSDLRRDVFRSQGAGGQGVNTTDSAVRLTHLPTGIAVASQQTRSQIKNHEIALQILKQRLYDIEMRKREEEEAKARGEQKKIEWGSQIRSYVLDKQYIKDHRTGLMKHNPDDVLDGDLDDLMWAGLEWMAGKRAADDAGDDE
- a CDS encoding CarD family transcriptional regulator, with amino-acid sequence MKTASFQPGDRVVLPPYGLGVVRGTCQRPVAGELLAYYRIEFPNTASQAYVPVAAPHSSGLRAALTSAELPTLLNHLQDSQTLNLPRQWAARHRRVTEILAGGDPYELATLTCELRRWNIERGLPDLDRQALRRAIRLLEQEVRGLEDPCACDVRSLLDHAWTETPH
- a CDS encoding HesA/MoeB/ThiF family protein, which translates into the protein MTPDPLTREELRRYSRPLLVPEWLEAGAQERLKAARVLVIGAGGLGGPVGLHLAGSGVGQLVISDGDTVDLSNLHRQTHFCSTDLGRPKAQAAAERLQALNPWVQVETAPALDEANAVALIAGADLVVDATDNFDTRYLIADTCTAQGREWVWGAASGTSGLVSVFGPSLGLRDIFPDPADALSCAEAGVLGPVPAVVGHVMALEALKLLGGVGEPLRGRLWTFDGLTAGVRTLHLRPEGAPPSAKL
- a CDS encoding glycerol-3-phosphate acyltransferase; its protein translation is MSFLVLVLSYLLGSLVAGVLYSRARGEDIRDRDLPGGSGTFRQYGPRAALLVGVLDVLKGVAAGLLARVLLPEATWAGTLGVVLGHCYPVFFRFRGGGGIAPLLGALAVVAPVTLGGTLLAALVLIPLYRATLQRRVGLNAVPVATALTLPLGLWLATRTGGLADLLAGGSVMALRAAHLLAGRGGRG